One Benincasa hispida cultivar B227 chromosome 5, ASM972705v1, whole genome shotgun sequence genomic window carries:
- the LOC120078292 gene encoding heavy metal-associated isoprenylated plant protein 31: MSMVEVRVPNLDCEGCASKLRRALFKLKGVEEVEVEIEMQKITVRGYGLEERKVVKAIKRAGKAAEAWPFPGYSSHYTSFYKYPSYIVNHYYDTYSSTNYNNRHHNNNKQHHLISSTNTTAGGSPTNSLHTFFQTPSLYSLAVSSDHTIASLFSDDNPHACSIM, translated from the exons ATGTCT ATGGTCGAGGTTAGAGTTCCGAATCTCGATTGCGAGGGATGTGCTTCTAAGCTGAGGAGAGCTCTTTTCAAGCTCAAAG GAGTGGAAGAAGTGGAAGTGGAAATAGAGATGCAGAAAATAACAGTAAGAGGGTATGGATTGGAAGAAAGAAAAGTGGTGAAGGCAATAAAGAGAGCTGGAAAAGCAGCAGAAGCATGGCCATTTCCAGGATACTCTTCTCATTACACTTCCTTTTACAAATACCCTTCATATATAGTCAACCATTATTATGACACTTACAGTTCCACTAATTATAACAACCGTCATCATAATAACAATAAACAGCATCATCTCATTAGTAGTACTAATACTACTGCTGGAGGATCTCCCACTAATTCCCTTCacactttctttcaaactcctTCCCTTTACTCTCTTGCTGTCTCCTCTGACCATACCATTGCCTCCCTTTTCAGTGACGACAATCCCCATGCTTGTTCTATCATGTGA